The stretch of DNA AACTACAGCAAAAAGATCTCGAAAATTGAGATAATGAATGGTCGGACAATGAGGAAAAGAAATCAGTCAAAACACTCGAACCCTTCGTAGCCATTTAATTCCTACTGTCCTATGCTCAAGAAAATTCAGACAAAGGTGAACAGATGACAAATTGCTCTAAAAATACAGTCTTGTTTTATCTCATGAACACaatgaacaatttttttttccagttGCTATGCTGCACTTGCAGATTGCACATGGTGCCACTTTCTTCAGACTTGCCCTCTATTGCCTGCCTGCCATGAGAATACCAGCTCCTTTTCTGAATTTTCTTTTCTGGGAGAACCGCTTCACATGCATTACAGTGGAAAATGACTGGAGTATGCGCCGCTGCAGCCTACAGAAGTACTACTTTACATGTACACCGTGAGACCATCTCTCTTTGTTGTCTGGTCTAAAAAAATAGGCATGTATCTCCCTTTAGggttttttttcacaaaaaaaatgtcCGTGAAGCATCTCTTGCCCCACTTGCTCACGGCTTACATACTTCCTCCATGCTTGGCTTTGCTACGAATATTCAAATGGAAATGTTGGGTGACGCGTGCGTTCTCAATCATTGCTACTACAAACCAAATTTTTATACAACATTCAATAGTTTTATTGCATGATTGAGAATGTAAACTATACATCAGCATGTCATTTCAAAAATATTCCATCTAAGCTATCCTGATCAATAGTAAAAGGATAGTGTTAAGGTGCAATTAGCAAGTTGCACTACTACGACTTTCGATTTTATGATGCACCCCCGTGTTTTATGTTCATGCATGACTTCATGTGATTAACAAAAGCATGCTTATAAATAAGAAGGAAAGAGAAGTGAAAATGCAGGTACACCGTGGTACCATGCAGTGAGGTAACAGGAATCAATGAGAAGGACAACGGTTTTCTTGGATCTGGGCCCATTTCATCTCATCTGCTAACTGCACGCCCACGAGGGCGCATTTATTCACCTCCTGGAGATCATAGTCATCCCCTCTTCGCCCTCAAGCAAAGGTACCCAAGAACACAGTTTCCTCTTCATTCACATCACATTTTTCTAAAGATAGATTCACTTCAACACAGTTTGTTCTTGACATTTTTCTCACGTCAGCTCTTCAGCACAGTTTCCTCTCATTGAGAagtaattttcaaagtttggtGCATTGGAGGAGCTGATAAGAAAACGAAAGATCAGCAGTGCGTCCTTAGAATTTTAAGTCCCAAATTATGTTCCTACTTTGTTTTATTTATGCAAGCATATGTGTTTTTATGTGAAATGTATGAGCCAGATGCGCAACCCTTTATCTTGCACCTACTTCACTCATCAGAACTAAATCAATAAGAAAGAAAGGCGACACTTATAAATTATACTGTGGAGTAGCTAGCACACTAACGCCATGAGGGTACAAACTTGTTTGTTCGTGGAGAAAGAGTTGTTTAGGGTCCCATCTCAAGTTCTCAATTAATTACTCACCTAGCTAGAGCCAACTACTACCATCATCAATCATGGTAGGTGTTGGTGTTCAGTTGCCATTTCATTTTTTCCTCTGACAGATCGTTAATATGACTCACAGACTCAAATATGAAAAGAACTCTACTCTGGTAGAGTCAAATGTGATTGTACTTGGAGCAGTGCTCGGCCTACCGTTTTCAGTCAACTCCGGAGAGGCTGGCAAGACCGAAAACCAAAGAAGATTTGACTGGAATCAGAAAAGTTGCATGAATTTCATCCGGATAAAAACCGAAGTTACCATACATCCATCTACCAGTGTGATCGCTAGAACCGAAATTCATTGAATTTTGGCTAAAATCCGAACCCTGACTTGGAGTTTACTTTTGTGAATTGTAGTAACCAATAGAGGAATTTTAACACGCACAATACTACTATTTGGTAGTATGTAGTATAGCTCTTCGCATCCAACCTTTTGCTGATATGATAATGATATACCAATTGGAGGAAGGAGGATGGTAGGTATTCATAGTTAGTTCCAAAAATGGAGATGCTAAGAATTCGAAGAGTCAAAGAACAAGATAGGCACCTGAGTTGTTGGACTCGAATCCTGGTGAACCACACACAAAGGTTAAAGAAAACTAGAGTGATCTTCACACAAGATATATAGCAGTATCTGTGCTTCAAATTGCTGTGGCTTCGACGTTGTCACCTCGACTAGTGACTACAGAATGCACTCAAATCTTGAGATGATGACTTGGTGACACACCACGTTAGTCTAAGACTGTGGCGTTCCCAGTAGGATCATCATGATGTCCATTCATTCTGGTTGTCACCTTGCTTTCTGACCCTGCTGGCGTTTTTGGCGTGTACAGCATCATGTGCAAGCAGACTCAGGGCTTTCGCCAGAAAATCTGTGTGCAGCTGGGGATCGCAGATAATGATCTCCCAGAAAAAGTTAAGGGCAGGAGAACACTCTTTGGCGTGCTGATGATGGCAACAAAGATTGTGTGCTACTATAGTACATGCCTGCCCTTTTATATTAGTTTTGGACTTTTGGTACAGATAAAATACTTCAGACAGAGAAGTGATCGATTGTTACCCAGAATCACTCTGAAGTTCTTACTTCCTatttcatttaaaaaaaatagttcaCAGATATTTTGTCAAGGCTAAAGGGAAAATAGAAGAACTCCGTATTTGCACTTTGATTtacctgtttttttttgtcgTTTGGTGGGCATTTTGTTTCAAGCAAAACAAGGTCTGCTTGCTCCCGGTTCGGTGGCAATCATCGCAAGAAAAAGGCTAAAGCAAATGTCTTTACAGGAAAAAGCCTCCCTATCAGTCCGGGATAAAAAGTGTCAGGCACGCTAATGATGGTTTTGTTATGATAACTGACGGAGCACTTGCAGAAGTAGCTGTAAGGAGCGCCAGATATTGCAAATCAAGAATGcttttttttcccttcttctttcttGGAGATGATGACAACCCAACCGTTTAGGGTTAAAGAAACTATAAAGAAATCATCTTAACTAGTTCCATGGACACATCTCAAGGTATCGTAATTATGAGCGCTGTAATGCTCTTATTTCAGAGCGTGTCTGCACTCTGCAGTAGCGCGGCAAGAACTCCATTGAGACTCGAGGAACTTTTCAGGGCACCACAGCATGTACAAATAACATTCCCAAATTAGGGTCGTCAGTTCGTTCGAGTTTGTAGATTGTTACAGTCGTTTGCTTGTTTCACTGTTTCAGCCTAGGTTTTGAAAAAGCTACAAAACGATTCATAATTCAAAGGCCAAACAAACCTTACGTGCGCCTTCAGGGCTTCACACACACCTCTGCGGCCAGTCATCAGCAGCATGAGGGCTAGCAGTGACAGACAGCACTGATCTGAAACCGAGAGATGGAGACTGGAGAGACGCCAGGCGCAGACACCATACACGGCTAGCTAGCTGCCCTACGCGGCCAAGTCAGCAATGGCGGAGCTTGACCTTGAATTTTAGACAAATGAGGGGGGCCACTCTTTTGCTACAATAATAAACAGTAGCCATTTTACTATTCACGTAGTGGAAATTTTCATTGGCCAGGGGGGCCAAGGCCCCCCTGGCCCCAATGAAGCTCCGCCCTTGCAAGTCAGGGCACAGGCACGCCCCGCACGCGCACGGCGTGAAAAGCTTGAGCTCATGGTGCCGGCCGGGACTGGACACtggagttttgctttgcttgatctgcacttATCCTCCCAGTCCCACAGGCCAACACTGCCTTTGAACCTCTCTTTTATTTGGGTAGGATAGCTGGACTGGAGATCTCGATTGCAGCCAGCTACTGCGCAGTCGCACAGACACTAAACATACAGCAGGCCGGATACCATGGAGCACCAGGAGCTGGAAGCAAGAACAGTGTTGGATCGGTCGAGCACCCGGCTCCGGCGACAGAAAACGCTCTGTCCCCCTGTCAGGATCGGAGTCGGAGGACACTCCCACTCCCAGTGCCACGATCGAATCCAAGGCATGCGTTTGCTTAAGCTAGACTTCACCGGCATCACTCGTGCTGGCTTGAACTACTGCAGCTCGCTATCGTACATGTCATGCGTGGCAGCAACAACAGCATGATGGGGCACGGGGAAATGAAATCCTGCACTTTTAATTTCAATCCTCTGGTCATTTTGTCTTTTGAGAGCGCTTTCTTTGCCTTTTCTGCTGCAGGAGCTCGTTGCTTGCTTGGTCAGCTGGCGGCCAGCCGGCCGGGTCTCCCCTTTCCCCGGCCGGCCGTCCCGTCGCCCTCAACTCCGGCCGTCGTCTTCGCTCGTGCATGCATTGCAGTTGCAGTTGCCAGCCATGTATACATACACGAAACCAATCCCAAATCGGCACGTACGATCCTGCCTATCGTCGTGCGCCGTAGAGGATCCTGAGGAAGTTCCTCCGTCCTGACACCGATCGATCAGGTGACCAGATCTTGGATGGCACAGGAATGCTTGCAGGCATGTACATACCAATCCAGACCAGATCGATCCCCATGGCGATCCGATCACACTTCACAACAAATTAAACGCACGCGTGCATGAACGCAGGGTGCTGATGCGATGGATGCTTGGAAATAGACGAACCGGCTGAATCGATCCATTGATTAATTGCAGCTGCAGCCCGGAGGGACAATCCATAATCCATTGCCTGTCGTTAGACGGAGCTTTCCTGCCTGATCGATCACACGATCGCCGACGGGGACGTACGGACCGGACGAGCACGTGGTGGTTGATTTAGGCAAGGTTGGCATCGATCAATCACTCCGTCGTCAGTTGGTCAGTCgaatggaatggaatggaatgAGAGATAGCTAGCTAGGGGCCATGAACGAGCAGCCGACGGACAGGCACACGTGGAGGGGCGCCATGGCTGCGTTCGACCAACGGACCGGCGATCCTTTCCGCAGGTGCGCGCCTGGATTTGTCCTTCTCCCGCGGACTCGAGCGCCGCCCGGAGGATTCTGACCGATCGGTCTCTTTCCGCCGCCGACGGTGCGTCCATGGCCGCATGGTGGCGGTGGGAGTACTACTGCCACTGGAGCCTGCCGCTGACTGACCCACCGACAAGGCCGGCTGACCGGCCGgcctgccgccggcggccgcagcgCCGGATCTTCACGGGGAACACCGAACAATTTACAGCGCGCCGATCGATTGCCGCGTCGCTCCAGGAAATCTCCTGCGCCCGAACAGTGCGTCTGCGTACGGGGATTCGGTGTATGAAATCTGAATGCACCTCGACGTCGACGGTTTCCTGGTGATCTTTTCATCTTTACGCCGCGCCTCTCCCTTGAAACCCTGGTTCAGTTGGGTACGAGCATTCATTGCTCGCGCCAAAGATGGCAGTAACACTGACAACGGCTGCTCGGCTTTGATGTGGCCTACTGGCTCGCTCCTCTTGCATCCATCGCATTGAAGGAGCAGCGCTGTCAGTTCGTTGAGCCGCCAGGCGCCAGGGGCAGGGCACCATGATCTGACCAGTTGCCTGAAAGGGTATTGATCGCCAGCGAGATGCCCTAACCCTAGAGTGGTAGTCTGGTACCACGCCATTATCAGTCTGTCTCGCCTCATCAGTGAACACAGCACTGGAACGTTGTGTGTTCTACACATCACCAGCCGAAGGTTGGGAGGAGCAATTGGAAGAACGAACATTGGAAGATTCAGtacattttttttagataaaggaaatgAAGATTCAGGACATGTTAAGTACTAGTGATCGAGTCACAGTTTTGCACCGCAAAATCGCCATTTGCGTCAGTGTTTTGTTATTCTTCATTTTTTATGCTTTTTTATTTGAGAGAAGAGAAGATTGCGACAGTGTTTTCCGACAAAGGGAAAATTACAAATGGGCTTGGGATGGGACGTGCCGAAAGATGGGCCTTGAATAACCGAAGCCCATTGGGCTTGAAATGGACGTCGCGATGCCAAGTGAAATTCCCGCGACGATCCAATTATTTTTCGCTGAATTTTTCGAGGAACACGGCACCTTCCAGCGTCGGCGTCAGGAACAGCGGTGTCAGTCTCATCTCGCTGGACCCGTCCCAGCCATTGCTGTCGCAGGAGCACAGCTCAAAGATGCTTTCGAGGCTGTTCGGCTTATTTAGGCTTGGCTTATCTCGACTTGTCTCAACTTATTTTCTCTCACATAATATTATTTATTCTACCAGTCCTATATTATTTATGCGGTCAGCCGAATAGGACGGAATTCTTATCCTCTGTCACATGGATGCCAGATCTTTTGCCGTGTTGCCCTTCCGATCCGATCCTTGGACGATTAACTTGACATTTTCCTAGATTTTTTCTCAACGGGGTTTCTCGGGACTTGGATCacgggaaaaagagaaagatcaCTGTCGGTGGCGCGTGGCGCCCTGCGATGTCCTAGTCGACAAATCAACATTTGGCACTTCGACTTGTAACCATTAACTCTGTAATGGTTCAGCTTCTTGCTGTTAATCAATCGTATttcttgtaaaaaaaaaaacagtttcCCTTGGCGTATGGCGAGGTTCAGTGAACGGTCATGCACAGCCAACAACCATGAAGCCATCAAACAAAACTTTGCATCTGATTTCTGTTCATTTCTGCACAATGATGTTCTTTCAATTTGATCTATTACATATAGTATTCACATCTAGTAGCTGGAGCAGGAAATGTGCATGAGGCTAGAGAATGATGGTGTACGCACAGGTGACCAGCAGCTGGGCCCTAGCCAACACAAAGAACGCACAAAGCAAACACACAGGATGGTCTAGTACTAATCACGCCTGAAATTCCAAGTTCTGACGCATCACGGCATCAGAATCCCTGATAGTACCCGCCAAATGGTATGCTTGCCCGTGCCGATGATGCGCCTCCCATGACCGACGACATGGTCTGGTTCAGCCTGGATGCCTGCTGCACAACTTGCTGAATCCTCTGCAGATCAAACAAGCAAAATTCTGTCAGAATACCCCCATTTCTCTACCAGTGCATTAGCAGCCACTAACCTATTCCAAGATTCCATTCTGCAATAATCtggtaaaaaaaatccaaagATTCTTTTCATTATTTTTGCACCAACGTGGCAACGTATAAGTGAGGTTTAAGGCTTCAAGTTTTAAAAGGATGAGTAAAGTATAAGCAAGCAATATCTTAATCCAAGAACATGCCGTTAGGAATGTTTGCAGGTGTTAAAAAAGCTGAATTGCTAGAAGGCATCAGGGAAGAGCCACGAACCTCGTCGCCGGCATACATCTGGCGGTGAATCTTGCGATCCTGccgcttctgctgctgcagctgctgcttgcCTCCAAGCAGCAAGATGAAGAACGTGGCTGCTGCAACCCCAAACGAGCAGAGCGCGCCGACACCATTCACCCTCAGGTTCCCCACGCTGAGGCCAGTTTTGCtgacgccttcttcctcccgagCACACTGAGCATCAGGTGCAGCAGCTTCAACAAGCACCTCTTCTTGATCAGCCTCCTTGACACAAGCCGGGGGTCTGTTCATCTCGTCATGATCTTCCTCTTCACAGATCAGTATCTCTGTCACCTTGCTCATGAACTCCTCTTGCTTCGGCTCGGCCGGCACGACGAAGATGTCCTTGAATTCGGTGGCCGGATCATGGACACAGGCATCTTGTGATGGTAGCAGGAGGACGGTTTCCTTGTCCTCCCCCTCATCGGGGATGCAATCATAGGGAGGAGGGTGAGATGCAGCGGCGAAGTGGTCCATGTCGATCACGACCAGCTCGGCGCCGAGCAAGAGCTGGTCCTTACCGCCGactgcgccatggccgccattgCTGCAGTCCTCTTCAAAGGAGTTCTTGTGGTCAGGCAGGAGCTCCCAGTCGTCAAGGCTGATCGCATCCATGGAAGCCTCTCTGCTCATGGGCAAGTTTGGATCAGGGATCTATATAGCCGGACGCTTGCAGGGATTGATACCTAGAGTAGTCAAGAATGGATGCTTCCCAGGAATCAACACAAGCACTGGCGGACCCAGTGGGTGGCCAGGGAATGCCGTGGCATACCCTAAGCCAGCACTTCTCTTTTTAATGAATTTTTTTACTGTGATTAATAAAATTTGAAGTACAACTTGACAATTATATTGATGACACTAGACATGAGGACATTTTTATAGGTCTTACCAATCTTGTTGACCTCTCAGTTCTAGTTCAAATTGGGAGGCATAAGGTTTATGATATGGTTTACAATCTTCTAAAATTGGTCTTGCTTCTACTGGTggcaatatttttttcaaagCCAACTTTTCACTAGTACAAATCCAAAAGCACTTTCTTCTACTTTTACTGGCTTTTGGCCATACAAATTACCCACTTGCCATTGATTATGTAGATACCGATTTGTATTCTTTTTTTACGtcgctctctcctccctctcgcgACCGCTTCCTCGGCGCCCCCCACCTCTCCTCCCACCAGTGCACTACAAGCCTTGTCCGGCGGGTGCGCGGCCCTGCTCTGATGAGCACGCGTCTTTGCCCTCATCATCATTGAGGCTCCGCGCCCTCCCCACGCCGCTCCCCTCGCTCCCTCTTGAGGGCCGCATCGGGATGATTGTGGATGATATGTGGGTTATCTTAAcagttttctgaaaaaaaatatagctGTCCAACCAAATGACCTTCTGATTTTCACAGCTGTTTTTCTATGGCCCACAGCTCACAACAACTTTTCCAAAAGTCAcagcccaaccaaacacaccttTAATGTGCTTATACTATTTATATTGTAATCTATGCAAATATTGAACCTAATTACATGTATACCAAATTGCTCGTGAAATTTTTTATTGTGCACCGAATTTTCTAGATTGTACCGAATACCGACATGGCATACCCTAAGTTTCAatcctagatccgccactgaacACAAGTGGTGCTATGGAAGGATACTTTGTGTTTTCTGGAGGGAAATTACTGGAGAAGCACCAGCGGCAGTGGGAACAGGGACACTTGTTGGAGCAAAGGAAATGGCAAACCAATTTTGAAAGAGTTTGTGTGTGTTTGGGCTTAGCCATCATTGCTGGTAGGCGACAAGGGTGAAAATGTTCTTTGGCGCCTACCTCTCGGGAATTCTATCTTCCTTCATTTCTACTTAATTCTTTTTCCCCCCACGCTCTATGTGATCCAGTCAGGCCGAAAATGCGAAATGTTAGGCTGGGTACTATTGGCTAAAATTCATGGATTAATTTATCGTCGCCTAATACGCCTTGTGAAATCTAGTTAGCATGAATATATCAAATAACTTTAGTAAGAGTTTTCTGTTGCGCCTAGTGACTCCCAGTTTAAATACCACATCCAAAAGTATAGAAAAAGGGGTTTTTTTGATTGGTGCCACTGCAATTTTCGAAGTTCTGAGATATGCCATTATAATTCACGTATTTTGAatcgtgccattacaattcttctCTTCTTTGAACCATGCCATTTTATACGTCTTTGATGTTCTTGGACCCACTCGCAGACCCGTGTATTTTCGTATGGTCCAAAATACCTCTGTTACTTCTCTCCCTTccctcactgacgtgtggggcccacacgtcagcttctccttcaacctCACCTCCACCGCGTTGCTCCACCTCGCACGggcctgctgccgccgcgccctcaCACCGCCGTGCCCTCGCgccagcacgccgccgccgcgggctcgccTGGACCTCGCACAGGCCCGCTGCCGCCACGCCCTCACaccggcacgccgccgccgcgccctcgcgccgactcgccaccgccaccgccaccgcctcgcttGGCCTTGCGCTGGCACGGCGCCGCCACcctccctccgcgccgcgccgccgcggatccTTGCTCTGCCCACACCCCGCGCGAGCTAGGAGCCGGGCCGCCGGTCTTCCACCCGCGCTCGCCTCGCAGCTGCCCTCGCCGCGCCACCCTTCCTCCACCCGCGCGCTCTCACCTCGCAG from Panicum virgatum strain AP13 chromosome 9K, P.virgatum_v5, whole genome shotgun sequence encodes:
- the LOC120649382 gene encoding uncharacterized protein LOC120649382, with the translated sequence MSREASMDAISLDDWELLPDHKNSFEEDCSNGGHGAVGGKDQLLLGAELVVIDMDHFAAASHPPPYDCIPDEGEDKETVLLLPSQDACVHDPATEFKDIFVVPAEPKQEEFMSKVTEILICEEEDHDEMNRPPACVKEADQEEVLVEAAAPDAQCAREEEGVSKTGLSVGNLRVNGVGALCSFGVAAATFFILLLGGKQQLQQQKRQDRKIHRQMYAGDERIQQVVQQASRLNQTMSSVMGGASSARASIPFGGYYQGF